GACAGGTTCAAAATCGTACGCCCGGACCTCCGCCGGATTGAGAAAAACGGACTTGACAGCGGAGGAAAAACTGCTATATTTGATACCGAAACATTTTTCATTTCCGGGAAGGAATTTCGTCGGCCCGCATCCCGGACGGTTTCGAACCAATCGCAACACGACATTTGACCCTTTGATCAGAGCAAACCAGGGGAAACCCTGGGACGCAGAGCAACGGGGCTAAAGGAGGAAAGTTCTCTTCCAGGCCCGCCGAGCCGCCGAAGGAAATTCCTTTGGCGGCTTTTTTTATTTTTGGCGAGGAGGGACCCATGAAAGGAAAAAATCGCATTCTTGGCTGGGGAATCGGCGGACTTTTTATTCTTTCTTCCGGATACTATCTTGCATCCTGCACATCGTCGAGTAATCTGACGGACCAGAATGATCCCTCCGGGATCGTCTTCGTCAAGCGTTCAGTCGATGCGATCGGCAATCCGCTCGATCCGATCGAATTCAAGGCGGGGGGAGATCTTTTTACACTGGTTCCGGGAACCGCTTCGGGAAAACTTCAAAATATCACCGCGGACATGACCCAGGGGGCGGGAGACGTCTCGGATCCGGAGATTTTTCCCCAGACCGACGGGGGGCCCTTTCGACTGGTCTTCTCGATGAACAAGGGGAACGGGGACCACTGGCATGTGTATGAAGTTCAGGTCAATCAGGACGGAAGCCGCGTCGCCCAACCGGTCCAGTTGACCTGCGGGTCCGCCGACGAACTCTCCCCGGCCTATCTTCCGGACGGGCGGATCGTCTTCGCGTCGAACCGTCCCGGCTATCTCGACGAGTACGAACGGAGGGTATCGACCGTTCTTCACATACTCGACCGCGCCAAGGCGCCGCTGCCCGGCCAGCCTTCCTGCGATTCGGGGGAGGTCGTCCAGATTTCCTTCAACCAGAGTCACGACCGCAATCCGATCGTCCTTCGGGACGGGACCATCCTCTACAGCCGCTGGGAGCACCTCGGGACGGTCAACAAGTTCGCCATTTTCTTCATGGAGCCGGACGGAACCGACATGTTCGTCAAGTACGGTTCGCATTCGAACGTGAACTCCTTTCTGGATCTTCGCGAGCAGGCGGACGGAAGCCTGGTGGCGACCATGATGCCTTTGAGCGGAACCTACGAGGGAGGGGCGATCGGACGGCTCGACATCGTCGACAAGGCCGATGATCCCCAAACCCCTTCGCTCCAGCTGACCGGCCCCCAGGTGATTCCGACCGATCGGCAGCCGTCCAATTTCGGACGGTATCACAACGTTTATCCCCTTCCGGACGGGACCCCTCGCTATCTCGCCTCCTATTCGATCGGGAAGGTGGTGAACGATCCGAAAAATAAAATCGTGGAGGAACCCGATTACGGGCTCTGGATGCTCAACAACGGCGACGGGACGCTCAAGCCGATCCTGCTTCCGAACAGCGGGAGCCGGCAGGCCTACCTCGACCCGATTCCGCTGATGCCCGTCCCGGCGTCGATGATCCCCACGGCCAAGCCCCAGAAGGCGGCCAATCGAAGCGCGATGGGGACGACGGGGGTGCTCGCCGCCGCGAGCGTGTACGATTCCGAGGCCAACCGGGCCCTGTCCAATCAGGTTCTGGGTGTGACGATCCCCCGGGACGCCGGCGGCAACATCGATTTCAACGCCCTTTGCAACGATCCGAGCCTCCAGGTCGTCAAACAGGTCCGGGTGATCCAGGCGGTCCCGAGCCAGCCCGGGGTCGGAACGGAGGACATCGGTCTGACCGAGTTCGAGCGCCAGAGGATCCTCGGCTATGCTCCGGTCGAATGCGACGGCTCCTTCCGCGTCACCGTGCCCGCGGACACGAGCCTGACCTTGAATTTGGTCGATGCGCAAAGCCGTTCTTTCAAGGTGAAGGAGAATTGGCTTCAAGTCCGGCCCGGGGAAAACCGGACCTGCAACGGCTGTCACTCCCCGCGGCGGGGAAGCCCCCAGCGTCTGGCGACGGATTCCTTCGCGCTCAACCGGCCCCCGTCCACCCTCATTCCCCCGACGATTTCGGTGCTTTCTTTCAACGCGAATATCCAGCCGATCCTCACGGCCAAGTGTGTCTCCTGCCATTCGCTTTCGGATCAAAATCATGATGGCATTCCGGACACGCCCGCCGCGGGCGGCCTCGACCTAAGCACCGATCAATCCGGCGCCGGATTCCCGATCTCCTACACGAGTCTTCTTGATGGCAATATGAACGGATCGGATCGTGTCTTCCCCGGAGAGTCGCAGCAAAGTTACCTCATCGAACGGATGTTCGGTCAGGAGCTCCGTTCCCCCCGTTCCGTGCCGTTCCCGGACTCGAATAGCCATGGGACGTTGCTGAGTGCGGATGAAAAACAGACCCTGGTCGAATGGATCGATCTGGGGGCGCAGTTCAGCAATGCGGGCGTCATCAGCAACCCCGGCCGGAAGCGACTGGACCAGAATGTCTTCACGACAACAATCCAGCCGATTCTTTTAAAGCGCTGCGGCCAGTGCCACGTGGCCGGCGGCGACAGCAATTTTGTCCTGACCGGAGACAAGGAGGAGGGCGATTTCAACGCCGCGGCGGCCCGTGTGAACGTGACCAATCCGTCTCAAAGCATCCTGCTCCTGAAAGCCACCGGGACGGTTCCGATGCTCGTGAACGGAACGGCGGTCACCCCTCCGCCGCTTTCGACCGCGGACGCGGACTACGCGACCCTTCTCAACTGGATAACGGCGGCGCAGTGACGCGGTTGTTTTTTAGACAGACCGTCATGCCGATGACGCTTGGGATGTTCGTGTGCATCGGAGCCGGATGCGGAACGGTCGACCCCGGCGTGGATTCGGGAGCCGGGAGTTTGGACTACGACGAATTTAAGGCGAATATCCAGCCCGTCTTTGATAGCCGGGGCTGCTCGAATTCAAATTGTCATTACCGGGATAAGAATAATCCAAATTCCGGCGGACCCGGAGGGAGCCTTCGGATCTTCAATTGTAAAACGGACCCCTGCACGGAGGATCAGTTCCGGGCCAACTTCGATTCCGCCTCCGGGATGACCGATATCGCGAATCCGGCGGGCAGCAAGCTTCTGCTCAAGCCCCTGGCCGTGTCGGCCGGCGGGATCCAGCACCTCGGGGGGGATATCTTTCCGAATACGAGCGATCCCGATTATCTCACGATTTTGAGTTGGATCCAGAGCCCGCTTTGAACGCGATCCGTCGAGAAACCCGGTCTCGATTGTCCCTGTTGCTCCTTTGTCTGGGGCCTTTCATCGCGGCGGAGACCGCCTTCGGAGAGGAGGCCTATCAGAAGGCGTCGGTGGTCGAACCGTTTCTCGAGATTCATACCGGACCGGGAAGGAGCTATCCGGTTTTTTACGTTGCCGAACGGGGGGAGGAGATTCTCCTGTTGAAGCGCCGGACGGACTGGTATCGGATCCGATTGTCCAACGGAAAGGAAGGGTGGGTTAATCGGGCGGATATCGAAAAGACCCTTCTGGCCCAGGGCCGGAATAAAGGGGTGATGGACCGGATCTACGACGATTACCTGGCCGACCGCCTGGAGCTGGCGTGGGGAGCGGGGACCTTCGGCGGGGATCCCTCTCTCAGCGTTCGGATGACCTACCTCCTGACGGACGTCCTTTCCCTGGAGGGAGGGGCCAACTTCGTCTCGAGCGATCAGGGAAGCATTGATCTCTATCAGGGGGGGATCGTGGTCACCCCGTGGCGCTGGCGCTGGCTGTCCGTTTCGGCGACGGTGGGCGGCGGCATCGTCTCTGCGACGCCGTCGAGTCTCGTGGTCGGCGTGACCAAAAAAACGTTTCAGGAGGCCCATGCCGGTATCGGGATTTCGATTCCCCTGGTCCGGAACCTCTTCGCCCGGGGCGATTTCCGGAATTACACCGTCTTCATGAGCCCGGAGCGGACGCGGGAGTTTCAGGAGTACGGCATCGGACTCTCATTTCGGTTCTAGGGTTGAGAATGCCTAAGCGGATTGTGTTGACGATGGGCGTAATCGGATTCCTGCTCGGAGGGCTTTTTTCTTCCGCCCGGGCCGAGAATTTTCCGCAGGGCGAAGAACCGATCATCAAACCGCCCGTCGAGGAGCAAAAGTTGAAGGAGGCCAAGATCGATACCGAGTCGCTGGAGATGGGTCCTTATTACGGCGTGTACGCCCTGGACGGTTTCGGCACCTCGGGGGTCTACGGCTTTCGGCTGGCCTACCATTTGACGGAGGACGTCTTTTTCGAGGGGACCTACGGGATCACCCGGTTCAACCAGGAGACGTTTCGTCGTTTAACCGGCCGTTCCCTCGTGGCCGATGAGAACATCACGTACTGGAATGCCGGTGCGGGTTATAATCTTTTCCCGGGGCAGATTTTCCCGACCCGCAAGAGGACGTTGAATTCGACGATCTACCTGCTCGGGGGCCTGGGTCAAACCCAGATCGACCGGCAGGCCCATTTCACCTTCGACGCGGGAACCGGCTATAAAGTCTTCATCGTGGACTGGTTTGAGGTTCGGGTGGAGCTTCGAACGCACATCCTTCAGACCGACCTCACCGGAGCGAACGAGATCATGAAAAATATCGAAGGGACGGCGGCCTTCGCGGTCTTTTTCTGAGAGGTGCCCGATGAATAAGGCGATGAATAAGACAAAAACGATCCCCCTGTTCCTGGCGGTCCTGATGTTCTTCGGCCCCGGTCCGGCTCACGGCGCCGGACAGGGAGAAAAGGCGCCCGATTTCACGGGAAAAACCCTCGTGGGAAAAAACGTCAAGCTCAGCGAGCTGAGGGGGCATATCGTCCTGCTTAATTTTTGGGGGACCTGGTGCGCCCCATGTAAAGAGGAGCTTCCCTACTTCAACCGGATATACGGGAAATATAAAGGGGTCGGTCTCGAGATCCTGGCCGTGAACGTGGACAAGGTCGCCGCGCAGGCGGCGGGGATGAGCGGCGCCTTGGGCCTGACCTTCCCGGTCGTCCTGGATCCCTCCGGCGATCTGTTCAACCTCTATCGGATCCGAAACATGCCGACCACGTTTGTCGTGGGCAAGGACGGCCTGATTCACTACGTTCATTGGGGATTCGGACCCAACGATCCGCCGCGTTACGAATCGGAGATCAAAGGCCTCCTGAAGGATTGATGGGAATGAAATCCTTGTTTTGGCTCTTGATGGGCCTCATGATCGCCCTGACCGGGGTCTCGGGATGTGCCTCGGTGAAACCCTGGGAGCGGGAGTATCTCGCGGACGAGACGATGCAGTTTGACCCCGACCCCTTGATGGCCCAATGGTACCAACATGTGCGGGAAATCCGGGAAGGGGGGCGGGGCGGGTTCAACGGTACCGGCGGGGGTTGCGGTTGCAGGTGACGAAAGCCCGACGGGTGAGCCCTGCGGCGGGCCGGGAACGGCGGGGCCCGGGACGCCTGGTGAAGGCCGTTCTGTTGATCGCCTGGTTCGTCGTTCCCATCGAGCGATCCGGGGCGATCGAACCCGCTCAGGATGAGGTCGAGGCCGGCTACAATTACTACCACGGAGGGGGAGTGACCGTTCAGGGTCCCGCGGTCATCGTGCGGAAGGATATCTTGAACGGGGGCTCGCTGAAAGCGGGTTACAACGTGGATATCGTCAGTTCGGCCTCGATCGATGTGGTGACCCAGGCCAGTCCGTACAAAGAGACACGAAAGGAATACAGCCTGGGCACGGATATTTTACGCGGCGACACGCTGGTCGGTGTGGACTACATCAACAGCCGTGAATCGGACTATCTGTCCGACACGCTTTCGGTCGCGCTGGCACACGATCTATTCGATAAAAACACGACCTTCAGCCTGAAGGTGGCCCGCTCCTGGGACCAGGTCGGGAAAAATAACGACCCGGCCTTCGGTTGGAATAAGTTCAATCGAACGGTTTATTCGACCGGGATCACACAGTCCCTGACGCCCCTGTGGCTGATCCAGTTTAATTATGAGCTCACCGCCGACGAGGGTCTCATCAATAACCCTTATCGCAGCGCCATAACCCTGGATGGGGCGCTGGTGCCCGAAAACTACCCGGACGCACGGACCGGACAGGCCTGGGCCCTCCGGACCAGCTACGGAATTGCCTCCGCCGGCTCCGACGGGGGATACGGGGGCATCCGGGGTTCGGTTCAACTCGATTACCGCTACTATCAGGACACCTTTGATGTCCACTCCCAGACCGCCAAGATTACGCTTCAACGCTATTTCTTCTCGGACTGGCTGGGCGGAGTTTTTTATCAGTACTACTGGCAGGATGCGGCGAGTTTTTATGGAGACCGCTTGCCGCCGGGTCAGCTTTACAAGGCGCGGGACAAGGAGCTCTCCCAATACCATGATCAATGGGTCGGCTTGACGCTGAAATATAAACTTAAACAGGCGCAATGGGGCATCATCCGTAATCCCTATGTCCAGGTCAGCAACAGCTGGATGGTATTCAACTATGACAACTTCACCGATCCGCGCACGGGCGCGCTCTATTCACAGAGGGTCTATGTCGTCCATACGGATTTGGGTTTCAATTATTAGCGTCCCTTTCCTCGGCGGTCTGCTTGTTTCCCTTCCGGCCCACGGGGAAGAGGCCCCGGAATACCTCGTGAGCGAGAATCGGGCCCTCATGGGAACCGAGGTGATCATCAAGGCGGTCGGGGACAAGCGTCCGGAGATGGAGCGGGCCGTGCAGGACGCCTTCGATGAGATTTCCCGGCTGGAACGGATGATGAGCAACTTTATGCCGACCAGCGAGCTTTCGCACATCAATCAGCAGGCCGGGAAGGCGCCGGTCCCGGTCAGCCGGGAGCTTTTTTCGGTGATCCAGAAGTCCTTGTATTTTTCCGAACTCACGGAGGGGACCTTCGACATCTCCTTTGCCTCCGTCGGCAAACTCTGGGATTTTCGGGCCGGGATCCTGCCGTCTCCGGAGGCGATCGCCCGGCAACTCCCTTTTGTCGATTACCGGAAGATTCAAATGAACGAGAAGGACTCGAGCGTATTTCTTCCGTATCCCCAGATGGAGATCGGCCTCGGAGGGATCGGGAAGGGCTACGCGGTCGACCGGGCCATGGACGTGCTCACGAAGCACGGGATCCATGATGCCGTCGTCATGGCGGGAGGGGATATGCTGGTCAAGGGGAAAAAGGGAAAGGATCTCTGGCGGGTCGGTCTTCGCGATCCGGACGACAAGAACAAGATCCTTGCGGTCCTGCCGCTGGAGGACAAGGCCGTCTCGACCTCGGGGGACTACGAACGGTTTTTTATCAAGGACGGCGTCCGCTATCATCACATCATCGATACAAGGACGGGATACCCTGCCCGCCTCTGCCGGAGCGTGACGCTTCTGGCGAAAGACGCGACCACCACCGACGGCCTTACCAAAGGGGTGTTTATCCTCGGTCCCGAGCGGG
This Nitrospiria bacterium DNA region includes the following protein-coding sequences:
- a CDS encoding SH3 domain-containing protein; amino-acid sequence: MSLLLLCLGPFIAAETAFGEEAYQKASVVEPFLEIHTGPGRSYPVFYVAERGEEILLLKRRTDWYRIRLSNGKEGWVNRADIEKTLLAQGRNKGVMDRIYDDYLADRLELAWGAGTFGGDPSLSVRMTYLLTDVLSLEGGANFVSSDQGSIDLYQGGIVVTPWRWRWLSVSATVGGGIVSATPSSLVVGVTKKTFQEAHAGIGISIPLVRNLFARGDFRNYTVFMSPERTREFQEYGIGLSFRF
- a CDS encoding outer membrane beta-barrel domain-containing protein — protein: MPKRIVLTMGVIGFLLGGLFSSARAENFPQGEEPIIKPPVEEQKLKEAKIDTESLEMGPYYGVYALDGFGTSGVYGFRLAYHLTEDVFFEGTYGITRFNQETFRRLTGRSLVADENITYWNAGAGYNLFPGQIFPTRKRTLNSTIYLLGGLGQTQIDRQAHFTFDAGTGYKVFIVDWFEVRVELRTHILQTDLTGANEIMKNIEGTAAFAVFF
- a CDS encoding TlpA disulfide reductase family protein encodes the protein MNKTKTIPLFLAVLMFFGPGPAHGAGQGEKAPDFTGKTLVGKNVKLSELRGHIVLLNFWGTWCAPCKEELPYFNRIYGKYKGVGLEILAVNVDKVAAQAAGMSGALGLTFPVVLDPSGDLFNLYRIRNMPTTFVVGKDGLIHYVHWGFGPNDPPRYESEIKGLLKD
- a CDS encoding DUF4266 domain-containing protein, which translates into the protein MKSLFWLLMGLMIALTGVSGCASVKPWEREYLADETMQFDPDPLMAQWYQHVREIREGGRGGFNGTGGGCGCR
- a CDS encoding DUF3570 domain-containing protein translates to MTKARRVSPAAGRERRGPGRLVKAVLLIAWFVVPIERSGAIEPAQDEVEAGYNYYHGGGVTVQGPAVIVRKDILNGGSLKAGYNVDIVSSASIDVVTQASPYKETRKEYSLGTDILRGDTLVGVDYINSRESDYLSDTLSVALAHDLFDKNTTFSLKVARSWDQVGKNNDPAFGWNKFNRTVYSTGITQSLTPLWLIQFNYELTADEGLINNPYRSAITLDGALVPENYPDARTGQAWALRTSYGIASAGSDGGYGGIRGSVQLDYRYYQDTFDVHSQTAKITLQRYFFSDWLGGVFYQYYWQDAASFYGDRLPPGQLYKARDKELSQYHDQWVGLTLKYKLKQAQWGIIRNPYVQVSNSWMVFNYDNFTDPRTGALYSQRVYVVHTDLGFNY
- a CDS encoding FAD:protein FMN transferase produces the protein MSENRALMGTEVIIKAVGDKRPEMERAVQDAFDEISRLERMMSNFMPTSELSHINQQAGKAPVPVSRELFSVIQKSLYFSELTEGTFDISFASVGKLWDFRAGILPSPEAIARQLPFVDYRKIQMNEKDSSVFLPYPQMEIGLGGIGKGYAVDRAMDVLTKHGIHDAVVMAGGDMLVKGKKGKDLWRVGLRDPDDKNKILAVLPLEDKAVSTSGDYERFFIKDGVRYHHIIDTRTGYPARLCRSVTLLAKDATTTDGLTKGVFILGPERGMALVERIGGVDAIIIDVQGKMHLSSGLTSLKSEGAKSGK